In a single window of the Micromonospora inositola genome:
- a CDS encoding esterase-like activity of phytase family protein codes for MIRRLSTFIAAALATTVAVPSAGAYGDDNGRSQPTLLGRAVLPVETYAPGPPSGTLLPPGTVNGITFPLRSQPVEGFSAIVAGRHPGEYLAMPDNGFGAKANSKDFLIRAYYIQPDFKTAKDGSGEVDVDLAEFIQFRDPDRLIGFTIVNEGTTDRPLTGGDIDPESLQSGADGDLWVGDEFGPWLLHFDATGKLLDPPFAAPGGLQSPNNPHLRGAAATQPNSRGFEAMAISPDGRYLYPALEGATVAELGTTRRYVFEFSVREEAFTGRVWLYRTEQPGYFVSDLAALDRHHLAVVERDGGLGLNALFRKVYVVNLADIDAGGSLVKTEAVDLAAVPDPDLVSLPPVHSGDVGLGNPYRVTCESIEAIHQIAGNQLLLGCDNNFPNAGRNPGRADDSEFIVVKVPGLRGE; via the coding sequence ATGATCAGGCGACTATCCACATTCATCGCCGCCGCGCTCGCAACGACGGTGGCGGTCCCTTCCGCCGGCGCATACGGCGATGACAACGGAAGGTCACAACCGACGCTGCTCGGTCGCGCCGTGCTACCGGTCGAGACGTACGCCCCCGGCCCGCCCTCCGGGACCCTCCTACCTCCCGGAACCGTCAATGGGATCACATTCCCGCTGCGGTCGCAGCCGGTCGAGGGATTCTCGGCGATTGTCGCCGGCCGACACCCAGGGGAGTACCTCGCCATGCCGGACAACGGGTTCGGTGCCAAGGCGAACTCGAAGGACTTCCTGATCCGCGCCTACTACATCCAGCCGGACTTCAAGACCGCCAAGGATGGCAGCGGGGAAGTCGACGTCGATCTGGCCGAGTTCATCCAGTTCCGTGACCCCGACCGCCTGATCGGCTTCACTATTGTCAACGAGGGCACGACCGACCGGCCACTGACCGGCGGCGACATCGATCCCGAGTCCCTCCAGAGCGGCGCTGACGGGGATTTATGGGTCGGCGACGAGTTCGGGCCGTGGCTCCTACACTTCGACGCCACCGGCAAACTGCTCGACCCGCCCTTCGCGGCGCCTGGCGGTCTGCAGTCGCCCAACAACCCTCACCTCAGGGGAGCGGCGGCAACTCAGCCGAACAGCCGCGGCTTCGAGGCCATGGCCATCAGCCCGGACGGCAGGTATCTGTACCCGGCTCTGGAGGGCGCCACGGTGGCCGAACTCGGCACCACGCGGCGTTACGTCTTCGAGTTCAGCGTGCGCGAGGAGGCTTTCACAGGGCGGGTCTGGCTGTATCGGACCGAGCAGCCGGGCTACTTCGTGTCGGACCTGGCGGCCCTCGACCGGCACCACCTTGCGGTGGTCGAGCGCGACGGTGGTCTTGGGCTGAACGCGCTGTTCCGCAAGGTGTACGTCGTCAACCTCGCCGACATCGATGCGGGCGGGTCCCTGGTGAAGACGGAGGCTGTCGACCTGGCGGCCGTGCCCGACCCGGACCTGGTTTCCCTGCCCCCCGTCCACAGCGGCGACGTCGGACTGGGCAACCCGTACCGCGTGACGTGCGAGTCGATCGAGGCTATCCATCAGATCGCAGGCAACCAGCTACTTCTCGGCTGTGACAACAACTTCCCCAACGCGGGGCGCAACCCCGGCCGCGCGGACGACAGCGAGTTTATCGTCGTGAAGGTGCCAGGCCTCCGCGGCGAGTAG